The DNA sequence CTCTATGTTTAGAGAAAGTTTTTCTGTTATCTCCTTATATCTGTTCCTTATCGTTACTTCAGTAACACCGGCAACATCGGCCACAGACCTCTGTGTTCGCCTTTCCTGTGACATTAGTGCAGCTATGTATATTGCTGCGGCTGCTACACCAGTTGGACCTTTGCCTGAGGTGAGGTCATTGTCTTCGGCCATCTTAAGAATCTCCGTAGCTTTTTTCCTGGCTTCCATGGATAGCTTCAACTTGCTGCAGAACCTGTTAACGTAGTCCTCAGGTTTTGATGGCATTATGTTGAGTTTGAGATATCTGCTCATTATCCTGTATGTTCTACCTATCTCTTTTTTCTTAACCCTAGTAACACTCGCTATTTCATCCAGCGTTCTTGGCACGTTAGTGATCCTGCATGCTGCGTAAATTGAGCCAGCAACAACACCTTCGATGCTTCTTCCTCTAATCATGTTCTGTTTTACTGCCTTTCTGTATATTACGGCTGCGGTCTCTCTTACATCCTGAGGAATACTCAAATTTGAAGACATTCTTTCAAGCTCCTGAAGAGCCTGTGACAGATTTCTCTCTGCAGCATTTGAAACCTTTATTCTTTTCTGCCACTTTCTTAGTCTGTAAAGTTGTGCTCTATTTCGAGTAGGGATAGATTTTCCAAACGAATCTTTATTTTTCCATGATATGTCTGTTGAAAGTCCCTTATCGTGTATTGTGTATGTCATTGGCGATCCAGTTCGTGCGCGGCTTTCAGTCTGTTCAGAATCGAACGCTCGCCACTCCGGACCCTGATCGATATAACTCTCATCAATAACAAGACCGCAATTTTTGCAAATTAGCTCACCACGCTCGTAATCTCTTACTAATTGCGTGGATCCACACTCAGGACACTTTTCTATTTCCTCTATGTTTTTCTTCTTTTGCTCATTTTCCATTTTTATCACTTAACATCTCACACTCAGGTTGCTATAATCACTTATTTCTTCGTTGAAGTTGATCAAGGCATAAGGATTTGAAACTGGGCCAAATATTCTTGTGACAGTGCCTATTGGTCTTTTGCCACCGTCAAACACTTTAGCCTTTATTTTGATGCATCCCTTAATATGGATAACGATTTGGTTTTTCATGACATGAATAACTTCCAAGTGATCATCCTGCATAAACTGAATAGTAAATTCTACTATTTAAATCATTCGTAAATCTCTTAAAAAGTTTTGCAAGCAATATATAATTACTTCTCATATCTCGGAATACAGTCCACAAGCACATAAACACAAAAAGATTGCGTAATATTTTAATTGATTTCCTACTTCGGTTATAGTAATATAAAGATTATCCCTTAAGCCATAATGCTATTTTTTGTGCACTCACATTTATATATATTATACTTAGAAAAGGTTTAATACATGAAAGAATGTCCTTTTAACAATTCTTTTGTTAGGTGTATAAATGACAGTTGAAGGACAGGAAACAACAAAGAGATGCACGGAATGCGGTTCCGAGCATCTCGTGAGAGATTATGAGAGAGGAGAGCTAATCTGTAACGACTGTGGCATGGTCCTAGAGGATTCGTTTATTGATCAGGGACCTGAATGGCGTGCCTTTGACTCCGAGCAGGATGACAGGAGGGCCAGAACGGGGTCTCCAATGACTTTCCTGAGTCACGACAAAGGTTTGGCAACGGAAATATCCTGGTCAAATAAAGACTATTATGGAAAGAGAATACCGCACAAGAACAGAGCACAGATATACCGTGTAAGAAAGTGGCACCAGAGGATTAGGGTAAGCAATGCAGCTGAAAGGAATCTCTCTCTTGCTTTGCAAATGTTGAATGATAATGGTGCAAAACTTGGTACTCCTAAAGACATTAAAGAGACTGCTGCGCTTATTTATAGGAAAGCAGTTGAGAAGAATCTTATTCGTGGCAGAAGTATTGAGAGCATAGTATGCGCGTCCATATATGCTGCTTGCAGAATGGTAAACCTTCCCAGGACGCTTGATGAAATTTCAAAGGCTTCTGAGGTCAACAAGAAGAAGATTGGCAAAGCTTATAGACATCTTGCCAAGGAGCTGAGCTTAAACCTAAAACCGACAACTCCATATTCTTATGTTGCGCAGTTCTGCAGCAAACTCGACCTAGATAAACAGGCAATTATTGTGAGTGAAGACATCGTTAGAAAGTCTATCGAGATGGGTATTTCTTCCGGAAAGGGTCCGACAGGGGTTGCTGCAGCTTCCATATACATTGCTTCTGTTATGGTAGGGAAACCGAGAACGCAAAAAGAGATTGCTAGAGTTTCTGGAGTAACTGAGGTAACAATAAGAAACCGTTACAAGGAAATAAGCAAATCTCTTGGAATCCAAGGAATCGAATAGCCTGGGCACAAAAAGATGAGAATCAACGTTGTCGACAACGGAGGTCAGTGGACGCATAGGGAGTATAGAGTCCTAAGGGACCTTGGGATAGAGTGTGAGATAATCCCAAATGATTCTCCATCTTCAAAAGCAGATAATCTTGATGGCTTGGTGCTTTCTGGCGGCGCTCCAAGTATACAGGACGAACTCAATAAGTTAGGAAATATTGGTGAAATCATTGACGATCACACGTACCCAATTTTAGGAATATGTGTCGGGGCACAGTTTATAGCTCTGCATTACGGGGGAAAAGTAGGTCCTGCAAGAAATCCGGAATTTGGAAAAGCAGAGGTTGTAATAGCAGAAACCGCTAGGATTCTAAAGGGACTGCCCGAAAAGATCACAGCATGGGAAAACCACAACGACGAAGTAAAAGATCTTCCGAAGGAATTCGAAACCCTCGCTTCGTCGAGTACATGCAGGATAGAGGCTTTTGAGCATATTAAGAAGCCAATATTCGGGATACAATTCCATCCGGAAGTAGAGAATACTCAGTATGGAAAGGAGATATTCCAAAATTTTATTGAGCTGTGCAGAAAATAAAGAAAGCTATCATTTCTGTTATAAGGTTTGGCAAATTTACATTGCGGAGACGATCTTTGGTTTACGCTTTATATTTCACAAATTTACAGATTTTTTGAGCAAGAAAGCTCTGGTCTTTAGAGAAGAGATGAATTACGAAACTTTTATGTATCGCAAAAACATTGAAATTCAAGTACAAAACTTCTTCGGTGAAAATCCTGACAAAGTCGTGCATGAAATCTACATGCATCGATTGGTCCGAAAGGACTCCGACATGAGGTTGAGAAGGTCTCCGTTCCGGTGTCTGAGTTGAGGAATGGGTTGAAGACACATCCCGATTGCATGCAGACAGGGATGTATGCAAGTGAAGCATTGATGCCCATAGAGATGCAACTTTCGGGATTGGAAGGACATCAAAGCCCGGTAATGGGTTTTCTCAAAACCGCCCAGAGCGTGAGGAACGAAGTCGAAAACGGAGTAAAAGTGAGAACCTCCGATGCTTTAGGGAGGAGGTTATGTCAGTCTCCGTCATTTGAGTGTTTTTTAAAAAATTCAAGTATTAATTTTGAAGCAAGATCCGGTTTCTCCCTATGAATTGCGTGACCTGAATCCAGAATGCTGTACTCTGAGTTAGGGAAGGAATCCCTCAGGTCATCAAGCATCCTTTTCCCGAATAATCGATCATATTTTCCCATCAGCAGTAGAACAAAATTGTTTGAAACTCTATCTATAGTTGTAAACTCAATTATCTCGGAAAGCAGGGGTGCTAGTCTTTCTGGTAAGAAAGGATTTTCATTTTCATACTCTTCGATCTCTCTTTCATGCATCTCAAAAAATTCGGGGGAAAATACATCTTTAGCTGTTTGACCAGGCACCGTTGCCCACTTCATGATCATGTTCGCTACCTCATTGTCGAATCCAGAGGTGGGCGACATTAATGCAGCATTTTTTAGTGCATCTCCAAAGTCGAATAAGGTCTCTTCTAGTATAATTGCTCCGAGGCTCACACCAACTCCAGAAAACTTACGAAAACTGTTCTCCCGCATGATTGCAACCATTTCGTAAGATAATTCTCTGAGAGAAAGTGAGAAATTGTCGCTTTTCCCATGACAGGGAAGATCTACAAGAATCCTTGTATAATCATCGTCAAGATCGTATGCGATACGCTTCATCGAATCTAAAGATCCACCAAGTCCATGAAGTAAGATAATTCCCGGCCCATTACCGTTGAGTTCGTACCAGATCTTATGGCCATTTTTAGTTGTATGGAACATCGGTAGTGAATTCTAACATAGTATTAATCTAAAGTGGCCTGGTCATTCGTGGAAGTCATTTTTCAAGTTCTAGACACTCTTCTCGCCTGAAGCCTTCAACAGACCGTCTTCAGAATTCTTCATAGTTATTCGCTTAAAGAGTAATGGTGTGGCAATGTGCTGATCCTAAGCTCCAATTCTTACTCTTCTGTACATGATCATTGCAAGGATGAAGAACAGTGCCATGATTCCGGTCATTTCAAGTGTTGTCGTCATAGTTGCTGAGTTTATGCCGGACACCATAGAATCCCTGACTATGTTGCAGACTAGGCTGACAGGGTTCACCGATGAAATAGCTCTTAGCCAGGTTGGTGTTGATGATGTTATTGGATAGAACGCTGTGCTGGCAAAATCAAGGAAGAAGAACAGAACTATGGTTATTGTATTGTAAGCTTGCATGGATTTTGCTACAACTGCTATTATAAGAAATAGAGAAGTGAAAAATACAGTCCCTATTATTAGCGCGATTATTATGTAAGGAATTGAAAGGGTAGATAGTATGAATGTTGCATTTGCTGAAAAGGCAAATCCAAGCATTATTAGACTCCCCCCAAGGGAGAACACGATTGATACAAAGACAACCCCAAGAAGGTAATCAGATCTTCTGAACGGACCAACCATCAACTGTTCAAACATGCCCCATCTTCTGTCCGCCCACAGGAGGCTTCCACCGATGTTCCCAGCCGTGAGAGTCTGCATCCCTATAATTCCGGGTGCTAGAAACGAGACGTATGATATTTTTACCGTTCCATACTCAAAATCCGGGACAATGCCCTGAAACATGAGGCCAAGTACAAAGAAATATAACACAGGAAGACCAAGAAGAAAGGCTAGAGTTCCTGGATCTACGTTTACCCTGATATTTCGTATCGTAAGTTTAATCGATGAAGGAATCATTATCGGGCCACCACCTGGAGAAATACGTCATCTAAAGTCGGGTTATTTGTAGAAATGGTTTCAATGCTAACGCCAATCGATCCAAACAAACTGAGGATTAAGGGCAAAGTTTTACCCATGTTCTTTATTATAAACTCAGACTCCTTCTCGCTTATTGAATATGCCTGAATATCAGAAATTTTGGAGAATTCTCTCTTTAATCTCTCTATTAAATCTGAACCCACTTCCAAACTGAACTTCATTTCGACCTTCCTCAGATCGCCATAAGAGTTCTTCAAAGAAACCGAAGTACCTTCTGCAGAGATTATACCGTTATTCATAATCCCGATTCTATCGCATAGGTAATCAGCTTCCTCAAGTATCTGTGTTGTAAAAAGAACAGTAAGGCCCTCCTTGGCCTTATTTCTGACAAAGTTAAGGACGTCCCTTCTCATTATTGGATCCATACCGACAGTAGGTTCGTCAAGGAACAGCACTTCCATATCATGCATGAATTCTCTAGCAACCTGAACCCTCTTTTTCTCGCCACCTGAAAGCTCAAACATTCTCTTTTTCCGTAAGTGTCCGATTTTGAAGAGGTCCATGAGGTATTCCATTCTGTTCGAAGCTTCTTCCTTAGGTATTTCCCACAGAAGCTGGTAAATCTTGAAGTTACCTTCAACTGTAGTGAAATCGAAAGCTTCACCCTGTTGTACGACTCCAATGAGTTTTCTTATTTTAGTTGCTTTATGAACTACATCCATCCCGCACACCTCCGCATTTCCTGAGGTAGGAGGAATCAATGTTGTCAGAATCCTTATTGTGGTAGTTTTTCCCGCGCCATTTCTCCCAAGAAGGCCATAGATCTCTCCCTTGGAAACAGAAAACGTAAGTCCATCTACTGCGTTTGTTTTGTTGTTATAAGATTTAACAAGATTATTTACAGCAATTTTGAATTCACTGCTATTGCTCACACAACCTTATTCTGAACAATATTAAATAACCTCTTCTTGGAATATTCCTTAAAGATGCTTTCTATGGGTAACAGAGCCGGAAATAAAGAATAGCACCAAGAATATCCTTAACATGATTTAAAAGGTATCCAAGTCGACGAGTGTTGAGAGTCTAGTTATAATCTACGATAAGCTTAACAAACACGCACATAAGAAATTTTGATCACGCAATCACTTTTTTATGTGCTTATATGCGTATACAAACGTGGCTACATACACGGAAACGAATGCAACAATGAAAAACACAGAAAGAGGATGCGTGTAAACAGACATATAAAACTTTATTCCTGTATGTATTCCTCCACTTCCGCTCGCATTATGATTTGTTAGATTCTGTATTTGGTAATTTTTTTCAACAGCGAATATGCTCGTAAACTGGTAGATCAAAAACAAAAGCAAAAGTACTGTGTCCGAGAGGAAAAGAATAAAAAATTTTCTTAATGGTTTCATTTCATCGTACTCCTAAAATTAATAGTACGAAAATGCATAATTACTTTATCCTTGCAAACCCCTTAGTTTCTGTCAAGGCGGTATTTTTCTTACTTTGAGAACTAGTTGGATGTACTAACTAATGTTTTCTTGATTCTCAAATCGATCCTTCTTATGCAAGATATCTAATAAATAGTACGGGCCAAGACATTACAAGGTTAAGGAGAAATATTGTCAGTCTAAGGAGTTCGATGACAGATCTGTAGACCAAGAAGAGAAAATAAGATTCTAGTGTTCCAGATCAATCTATTAATGGTTCGCATCTGGAAACTGATTTACAGATTCACTAACGAAAAAATGCTTATGTCTCGAGTGTATAGGCTTGGGATGGAGAATCAACCTTTATCAACCGTGTACTGGAGGAATGTTGTAGCTGCATGGTCTGGATGGGTAATGGATGGATACGTTACCAGCGCATATGCTCTTGTAACAGTCACTGTTGTAACGAGGCTTCTTATGCCACCTGATTTCGGCCTAGTCGGCGCGTTGTTCGGCCTGGCTTTGATATCTGTACCACGTATCTTTGGTTCGTTAATATTTGGCAATTTTCTGGGGGACCGGCTTGGCAGGAGGACAATGCTCACTGTTACCGTGGTGGGATTTTCACTTTCGAGCTTTCTTATCGGTTTCCTACCGACGTACAAAAGTTACGGAAACCTGGCAACTGCTCTCCTTTTCACCCTTTTGATTCTTGTGGGTCTTTTCGCCGGTGCCGAATATGGCGGTGGAACGGCCCTTGCAACTGAGAGCGTTCCTGCAGAAAAGAGGGGCTTCATCGGCTCTTTCGTGCAGAGCGGCTTTGGCATAGGGTATTTTATAGTTACATTGGTATACATAATACTAACACTCGAATATCCTGGAAATGCGTTCGAAACTATCGGATGGAGAATACTTTTCTTCACAACACTTATCCCAGGAATAATTGCACTTATCTCTAGGCTTGGTGCAAAAGAATCCCCTGTGTTTAAAAACATGAAGGAAACAAAATCCATACAGAAAGAACCTGTAATATCAATGTTCAAGAACGCTCCAAAATATGTTGTGCTTGGAATAATAATTTGCGCTGGATTACTGTTGGTAAATTCAGGAACTATAAGTTTCTATCCAACTGTTATGGAGAGCAATGCCATTTCAATCACAACTGTAGGGTATATCCTTCTTGTAGCAAACGGAGTTTCGCTTATGGGGGTATGGATAGGTGGATTCTTATCTAACTACATACCGGGCCGGAGACTTGCACTTTTGATCTACTCTTCTATATTCCTTGTTTCAATATACCCCCTTACAATCCTTGGCACGTCTTTTCATTCTATTTCTGACCTATACATAAGCTATAGCATACAGTCATTTCTCATGGCCGCAATATTTTCCACGCTTCCTAGTTTCCTTGCAGAGAGCATAAGCAAGAAATTCAGAACAACTGGCATCGGATTCATTTACAATTTTGGAGGTGCGATAGGTGGATTCGCTCCGCTTTTCATCGAATTGATTATTCCGCATTACGGAACATTCAACAGTTGGATCCTAGTCCTCTTCGTCGCCACCGTGGCGCTGTTGATAGCTATTATGCTGTCTAAAGAAACCTGGTCAAAATCAAAAAGTGGTCATAAAGATAGCATAACAGAGTAGGTCGGGCAACACAATCAGCTTAGGGATGGGTAACTTTTACTATTGTCGGAGGCATTACCATGTCAAAGGGTAATGGTGGTTTAATTGGTTGAAAACGTGATCATAATAGGTTCAGGTCCAGCAGGACTCACATCCGCTATATACACGTCGAGGGAGGAATTTTCTCCTTTAGTAATAAGCGGCACGAACGCTGGAGGTCAACTGCTTCTGACATCGTCTGTTGAGAATTATCCGGCGTTTCCAGACGGAATACTTGGCCCGGACCTCATAACGCTCATGAGAAAGCATGCTGAGAAATTCGGTGCTCGTTTTGCTGAAGGTGATGTCATTTCGGTGGATTTCAAAGGCAATCCGCTCAAGATTAAGACGACCTATGGGAACTATGAATCCAAGACTGTTATAGTCGCAACAGGGGCTTCTGCAAAATGGCTTGGAATCCCATCTGAAAGTTCTTTCATAGGCAAGGGCGTTAGCAGCTGTGCAACTTGTGATGCTCCTTTTTTCAAGAATAAGTCTGTGGTAGTTGTTGGAGGTGGAGACACAGCTATGGAAGATTCACTGTTTCTCACAAAGTTTGTGAAGTCTGTAACTATTGTGCACAGGAGAAACGAATTCCGGGCATCGAAAATTATGCAGGAAAGAGTACTCTCAAACCAAAAAGTTAGTGTTATTTATAATGCCGTTGTGGAAGAAGTGGAAGGCGATATGAAAGTCAGGAGCGTTGTCATTCGAGACGTAGAGACCAACAAGACAAGCGAGCTTCAGACGGACGGTGTGTTCGTTGCAATAGGGCATACTCCGAACACCAATTTTCTAACAGGACAGCTTGAACTTGACAGTAAAGGTTTCATAGTTACAACGGAAGAAGTGAAAACAGCTATTCCTGGGGTTTTTGTTGCAGGTGATGCTGCTGATAAAAAGTACAGGCAGGCTATTACAGCAGCTGGAAGTGGTGCTAAGGCGGCTCTTGAGGTAAGGGAATATCTTCAGAATCATTGATTGTTTATACTTTTTCAAAAGAATTTGTTTTGGACTCCTTTTCTGTAAAATTTCAAAGCGAAATTGCAAAAACAATTTTTCAATCTAAAAATAAAATGTGCGGATGCCGGGATTTGAACCCGGGTTAAGGGCTTGGGAAGCCCCTGTGATAACCACTACACTACACCCGCTCATGAAAGGTAGATAAAAAAGGAGGTTAAAAAGTCTAGTACCAACCTCTTGATTTAGCTGCGTCTGCCACTCTCTTAACAGCCACGATGTATGCAGCAGTCCTGGTGTATACGCCGTATTTCTTTGCTGTGTCGAGAACAGCTTTGGTAGCTTCTGTCATCCTGCTGTCCAGTTTCTTGTGTACGTCTTCTTCGGTCCAGTAATCGCCTGTGTTATTCTGTACCCATTCAAAGTATGACACAGTGACACCGCCAGCGTTCGACAGGAAATCTGGTAACACCAGAATTTTATTTTTCTCGAATATTTCGTCGGCCTGCGGAGTGCTAGGCCCATTTGCAAGCTCCAGGATTATCTTGGCCTTAACTTTGCCAGCGTTTTCTGCGGTAAGTTGTTCCTCTATTGCAGCTGGCACAAGAACGTCCACCTTTAGCTCGAGCAGTTCCTCGTTAGTGATGTTCTTAGATCCCGGGAAGTTCACGACCGAACCAGTCTTCTGCTTGTGTTCCAGAAGCTTATCATAATCGACTCCGTTCTCCACATAAATTGCCCCTTTTGTGTCGGAGACCGCCACAACCTTGGATCTGAACAGTTCTTTCGCAAGTTTCACTGCAAATTCGCCCGCGTTCCCGAATCCCTGGACGGCAATCGTTGCTTTCGAAAGATCAAGACCTATTGATTTTGCTGCTTCTCTTAGTACGTACAAACCTCCACGTGCTGTAGCATCTCCTCTTCCAAGAGATCCCCAGTTTTCAAGCGGCTTACCCGTAATAACGCCGGGAGCAGAATGTCTTACGATTTTTTCGTACTCATCCATCATCCAAGCCATGATCTGTGGTGTCGTGTAAACATCTGGTGCGGGTACGTCTATCTCTGGACCGATAAAGTCTGCTATTGCTCTTATATAGCCTCTGCTTAACCTTTCCAACTCACCCTTGCTCATTTTCTTGGTATCGCATATTACGCCGCCCTTTGAACCACCAAGTGGCAGATTCAGCATTGCTGTTTTCCATGTCATCCACGCAGAGAGTGCCTTAACTGTTGAGAGGGTCTCTTGCGGATGGAATCTTATTCCACCTTTTGCTGGTCCCCTTGCAGTGCTGTATCTAACACGGAACCCGGTGAAAACTTTTGTTTCGCCGTTGTCCATCTTCACAGGTATGCTCACCTGAAGAATTGCTTGGGGTTGACTGAGTAACTCTAGCGCTTGCTTATCCAATTTCATCACGACTGCAGCTTTTTTTAATTGCTGCAGGGCTATGTCAAATGGATCTAAACTTTCTGGCATATTTTCACCTAATACCTTTTATCAAAGGCAACATGATATTTCATGGCTATAGTTTAATATTTCACGACATTTAATAGCATGACTACATGTATCATCAGACATTCCAATAATGCAATATTTTTATTTCTGGCTTTAATTGACCGATCATGAGAATAACTATCCTAACAGGAATGGAAGTTAAGGAATCTGTTCTTAAACAATGTTCCGATATAGTTGGATCAAAAATCACCCAAAATCAGCCAGATGGGGCAGAAGTCCAGATCGTGACCAACCATTTTGTTCCGACTCCGAATCTCAGACTCGTTCAAACGTTAAGTGCTGGTGTCGATCATTTTGATTTTTCAATACTTCCAAAGGGGGTAACGGTGTGCAGCAATGCCGGTGCATATTCTGATCCTGTTGCAGAACACGCATTTGCTCTACTTCTGGCCAATGAGAAGAAAATTTGCAAATTCGTTCGAAAAGCACAAAACGGAGTATTTGAACGCGAAACGGTTGGCACTTTATCTGGAGCTACACTTGGCATTTTTGGTTTTGGAGGCATCGGTAGGAGTGCGGCGAGGATTGCAAAAGCCTATCGTATGAGAGTCGTCGGTTATTCAAGACATCCGGTTGAAGATCCCAACCTGGATGAATTCGCTAGCAGCGTCGAAGAATTATTCTCAAAATCAGATATTGTTTTGATATCCATTCCATTGTCGAACCTGACGAGGGGGATCGTCTCCCGCGACCTCCTGAAAAAATTCCATGGTAATGTGATAATAAATGTTGCAAGGGCGGGAGTTGTAAATGAACAGGATATGCTTGAATATCTTAGAAATAATTCAGATTTCTATTATCTCACAGATGTCTGGTGGAACGAGCCAAATGTTTCCTTTCCAATTCCAGAAAATGCAATTCTGACCCCTCATGTCGCAGGAAACGTTGATGAATCCATAAGTTCATGGCGATTCATCTATGCGTGCAAAAACATAAAAAAATTTATTGATGGATACCCTGAAAACGTTGTAGATGTTTCCGAATATGCAAAAAAATGAAATTTTCTTAGAAATTTTAGAATTCGAAAAGCGTTGACTGCTGCTTGGAGGTTTTTTCCTCATCTTTAATCGGTCTTGCAATATCTGATGAAAATTCCATTAATTTTGACTGGCTAAATGGAATAACCTTTCCGTAGTCTTCTTCCAAGCCTTCCAGGACTCTGTTCAACGTTTCTTCTATTCTGCGCGCATAATAGTCCCAATCAGGTCTGTCCGTAAATGGGGCACCGTCTATGAATGGCTCGACTTCCTGCGGTGTTTTCCTACTGTTTGTGACAATCCAGGAAACTTTCATTCCAGGAATAAAAGTCTCTCCGCGCTCAATGAGTTTCTTTGCAATTCTAACATTTGCCAGGGATTTTTCGTCCTTGTATTCACCGTGTTCACCGAACTTCTTCACGCTCCTGGATATAACTAGCTTTGAAATATCGATCGACTCGTCCCCCCTTTTTACCATGGTCAGCAAGTCGTTCCTGTAGTTTATTGCTCCATCCACATCTCTGTTCATTATGAACTCGAAAACTTTTGAAAGCGCTTCGCTTTGCAGATCGAAGGAATCGGTCCTTCTCACCTCATAGCCACGGATGAGGATCTCACCTTTTTGCGTCTCAGGATATACTATACGTCCTGCATATCTCTTCTTTGCTCCATGCGAAAAGAACGGATCCATTACCTTCTCAAATTCCAATATTACACCCTGCTCCCTGGAGAGGCGTTCACTGAGTGAATTTCCGACCTTGACAGCATCCTCTGTGCTCTTGCTCTGCGATTCTATGAATATACTGTCTGTATCTC is a window from the Thermoplasmatales archaeon genome containing:
- a CDS encoding transcription initiation factor IIB; its protein translation is MENEQKKKNIEEIEKCPECGSTQLVRDYERGELICKNCGLVIDESYIDQGPEWRAFDSEQTESRARTGSPMTYTIHDKGLSTDISWKNKDSFGKSIPTRNRAQLYRLRKWQKRIKVSNAAERNLSQALQELERMSSNLSIPQDVRETAAVIYRKAVKQNMIRGRSIEGVVAGSIYAACRITNVPRTLDEIASVTRVKKKEIGRTYRIMSRYLKLNIMPSKPEDYVNRFCSKLKLSMEARKKATEILKMAEDNDLTSGKGPTGVAAAAIYIAALMSQERRTQRSVADVAGVTEVTIRNRYKEITEKLSLNIEEVE
- a CDS encoding alpha/beta hydrolase, which encodes MFHTTKNGHKIWYELNGNGPGIILLHGLGGSLDSMKRIAYDLDDDYTRILVDLPCHGKSDNFSLSLRELSYEMVAIMRENSFRKFSGVGVSLGAIILEETLFDFGDALKNAALMSPTSGFDNEVANMIMKWATVPGQTAKDVFSPEFFEMHEREIEEYENENPFLPERLAPLLSEIIEFTTIDRVSNNFVLLLMGKYDRLFGKRMLDDLRDSFPNSEYSILDSGHAIHREKPDLASKLILEFFKKHSNDGD
- the trxB gene encoding thioredoxin-disulfide reductase, yielding MVENVIIIGSGPAGLTSAIYTSREEFSPLVISGTNAGGQLLLTSSVENYPAFPDGILGPDLITLMRKHAEKFGARFAEGDVISVDFKGNPLKIKTTYGNYESKTVIVATGASAKWLGIPSESSFIGKGVSSCATCDAPFFKNKSVVVVGGGDTAMEDSLFLTKFVKSVTIVHRRNEFRASKIMQERVLSNQKVSVIYNAVVEEVEGDMKVRSVVIRDVETNKTSELQTDGVFVAIGHTPNTNFLTGQLELDSKGFIVTTEEVKTAIPGVFVAGDAADKKYRQAITAAGSGAKAALEVREYLQNH
- a CDS encoding ABC transporter permease, giving the protein MIPSSIKLTIRNIRVNVDPGTLAFLLGLPVLYFFVLGLMFQGIVPDFEYGTVKISYVSFLAPGIIGMQTLTAGNIGGSLLWADRRWGMFEQLMVGPFRRSDYLLGVVFVSIVFSLGGSLIMLGFAFSANATFILSTLSIPYIIIALIIGTVFFTSLFLIIAVVAKSMQAYNTITIVLFFFLDFASTAFYPITSSTPTWLRAISSVNPVSLVCNIVRDSMVSGINSATMTTTLEMTGIMALFFILAMIMYRRVRIGA
- a CDS encoding GMP synthase subunit A, which produces MRINVVDNGGQWTHREYRVLRDLGIECEIIPNDSPSSKADNLDGLVLSGGAPSIQDELNKLGNIGEIIDDHTYPILGICVGAQFIALHYGGKVGPARNPEFGKAEVVIAETARILKGLPEKITAWENHNDEVKDLPKEFETLASSSTCRIEAFEHIKKPIFGIQFHPEVENTQYGKEIFQNFIELCRK
- a CDS encoding ABC transporter ATP-binding protein, producing the protein MSNSSEFKIAVNNLVKSYNNKTNAVDGLTFSVSKGEIYGLLGRNGAGKTTTIRILTTLIPPTSGNAEVCGMDVVHKATKIRKLIGVVQQGEAFDFTTVEGNFKIYQLLWEIPKEEASNRMEYLMDLFKIGHLRKKRMFELSGGEKKRVQVAREFMHDMEVLFLDEPTVGMDPIMRRDVLNFVRNKAKEGLTVLFTTQILEEADYLCDRIGIMNNGIISAEGTSVSLKNSYGDLRKVEMKFSLEVGSDLIERLKREFSKISDIQAYSISEKESEFIIKNMGKTLPLILSLFGSIGVSIETISTNNPTLDDVFLQVVAR
- a CDS encoding transcription initiation factor IIB produces the protein MTVEGQETTKRCTECGSEHLVRDYERGELICNDCGMVLEDSFIDQGPEWRAFDSEQDDRRARTGSPMTFLSHDKGLATEISWSNKDYYGKRIPHKNRAQIYRVRKWHQRIRVSNAAERNLSLALQMLNDNGAKLGTPKDIKETAALIYRKAVEKNLIRGRSIESIVCASIYAACRMVNLPRTLDEISKASEVNKKKIGKAYRHLAKELSLNLKPTTPYSYVAQFCSKLDLDKQAIIVSEDIVRKSIEMGISSGKGPTGVAAASIYIASVMVGKPRTQKEIARVSGVTEVTIRNRYKEISKSLGIQGIE
- a CDS encoding Glu/Leu/Phe/Val dehydrogenase; its protein translation is MPESLDPFDIALQQLKKAAVVMKLDKQALELLSQPQAILQVSIPVKMDNGETKVFTGFRVRYSTARGPAKGGIRFHPQETLSTVKALSAWMTWKTAMLNLPLGGSKGGVICDTKKMSKGELERLSRGYIRAIADFIGPEIDVPAPDVYTTPQIMAWMMDEYEKIVRHSAPGVITGKPLENWGSLGRGDATARGGLYVLREAAKSIGLDLSKATIAVQGFGNAGEFAVKLAKELFRSKVVAVSDTKGAIYVENGVDYDKLLEHKQKTGSVVNFPGSKNITNEELLELKVDVLVPAAIEEQLTAENAGKVKAKIILELANGPSTPQADEIFEKNKILVLPDFLSNAGGVTVSYFEWVQNNTGDYWTEEDVHKKLDSRMTEATKAVLDTAKKYGVYTRTAAYIVAVKRVADAAKSRGWY
- a CDS encoding MFS transporter — protein: MENQPLSTVYWRNVVAAWSGWVMDGYVTSAYALVTVTVVTRLLMPPDFGLVGALFGLALISVPRIFGSLIFGNFLGDRLGRRTMLTVTVVGFSLSSFLIGFLPTYKSYGNLATALLFTLLILVGLFAGAEYGGGTALATESVPAEKRGFIGSFVQSGFGIGYFIVTLVYIILTLEYPGNAFETIGWRILFFTTLIPGIIALISRLGAKESPVFKNMKETKSIQKEPVISMFKNAPKYVVLGIIICAGLLLVNSGTISFYPTVMESNAISITTVGYILLVANGVSLMGVWIGGFLSNYIPGRRLALLIYSSIFLVSIYPLTILGTSFHSISDLYISYSIQSFLMAAIFSTLPSFLAESISKKFRTTGIGFIYNFGGAIGGFAPLFIELIIPHYGTFNSWILVLFVATVALLIAIMLSKETWSKSKSGHKDSITE